A part of Paenibacillus sp. 481 genomic DNA contains:
- a CDS encoding SRPBCC family protein codes for MKQWSREIEINSSIEHVWSYLNGSLEQMQKIMPQVVDNTPVHLTDEVVGSVYRQKYKEGKRIEEYDVHTLEYLNQANDKKMKIGFTLANMFEITALYELHRVNDQTTKLKYTATNKALKWYAKLFMIFANEKVVVTFLENVKKVAESEAPASRT; via the coding sequence TTGAAGCAATGGTCAAGAGAAATTGAAATAAACAGTTCAATTGAACATGTATGGTCGTATCTAAATGGCTCGTTAGAACAAATGCAGAAGATTATGCCGCAGGTGGTGGATAATACTCCCGTCCACCTTACGGATGAAGTTGTCGGTAGTGTATACCGTCAAAAATATAAAGAAGGCAAGCGCATCGAGGAGTATGATGTCCATACCTTAGAATATTTAAATCAGGCAAACGATAAGAAAATGAAGATTGGATTCACATTGGCAAATATGTTCGAGATTACAGCTTTATATGAGCTGCACCGCGTAAATGATCAGACGACCAAGCTTAAATACACCGCAACGAATAAAGCATTGAAGTGGTATGCCAAGCTGTTTATGATTTTTGCAAATGAAAAGGTCGTTGTTACATTCCTGGAAAATGTAAAAAAGGTGGCTGAATCAGAAGCTCCTGCAAGTAGAACGTGA
- a CDS encoding L-lactate dehydrogenase, with protein MSNLTRGDKVVLIGTGAVGSSYAFTLMNQGICNELVLIDLNEAKTKGDVMDLNHGVVYAPTPLKIHCGTYQDCEDAAIVVICAGAAQKPGETRLDLVNKNVAIFESIVNDVMASGFNGIFIVATNPVDILAYATWKFSGLPKERVIGSGTILDSARFRYLLSEEFGVAPTSVHAYIIGEHGDSELAVWSSANISGKLIAPSLTDEKKEALFVQVRDAAYTIIESKGATYYGIAMGLARITKAILHNEEAVLSVGSLLEGEYGHRDVYIGVPTIINRSGRKDIVELSLNEDEQAKLANSVNVLKDIQAPYWNAYKGG; from the coding sequence ATGAGCAACTTAACACGTGGAGATAAAGTCGTTTTGATTGGAACAGGTGCGGTGGGATCGAGCTACGCCTTTACTTTGATGAACCAAGGGATATGTAACGAATTAGTACTAATCGATCTAAACGAAGCAAAGACAAAAGGTGATGTCATGGATTTGAATCATGGCGTTGTGTATGCTCCAACTCCGCTAAAAATCCATTGCGGCACTTACCAAGACTGCGAAGATGCCGCAATCGTCGTGATTTGTGCTGGCGCAGCGCAAAAGCCCGGCGAAACACGCCTTGACCTCGTCAACAAAAACGTGGCCATTTTTGAATCTATTGTGAATGATGTTATGGCTTCGGGCTTCAATGGCATCTTTATTGTGGCTACGAATCCCGTAGATATTTTGGCATATGCAACATGGAAATTTTCTGGCCTGCCGAAAGAACGGGTCATTGGTTCAGGCACCATTTTGGACTCCGCTCGATTTCGTTATTTGTTGAGCGAGGAATTCGGTGTAGCTCCAACAAGTGTTCATGCTTATATCATCGGTGAGCATGGAGATTCGGAACTGGCCGTATGGAGTTCGGCCAACATCTCGGGCAAACTTATTGCGCCTTCTTTAACCGATGAAAAGAAAGAAGCCCTGTTTGTACAAGTTCGCGATGCAGCGTACACAATTATCGAGTCAAAAGGCGCTACTTATTACGGCATCGCCATGGGACTGGCGAGAATAACGAAGGCCATTTTACACAATGAAGAAGCGGTGTTGTCTGTTGGCTCTCTTTTAGAAGGAGAATATGGTCATCGGGATGTATATATTGGGGTGCCAACGATTATTAATCGCTCCGGTAGAAAAGATATCGTTGAGCTTTCATTAAATGAGGACGAACAAGCGAAGCTGGCTAACTCGGTGAACGTATTGAAGGACATTCAAGCTCCATATTGGAACGCCTACAAAGGGGGTTAG
- a CDS encoding dihydrofolate reductase family protein, protein MKNNKVVLYIAISLDGYIAKLDGSVDWLFDVEGDGGDNGIGAFYKTVGTVVMGRLTYEEVLTLSEDFPYADKPCYVLSRTEHAPAPHVVFTDEDITTLIPRLQRESEGDVWLLGGGQLVAAFLEAKLLDELEITIIPKVLGEGIPLFPTGTVPSTLRLTDMKRMGQMVSLIYKANKN, encoded by the coding sequence ATGAAAAACAATAAAGTAGTGCTGTACATTGCTATAAGCTTGGATGGCTATATCGCCAAGCTTGACGGTTCGGTAGATTGGCTCTTTGATGTCGAAGGCGACGGAGGCGATAACGGAATCGGTGCGTTTTATAAGACAGTAGGGACAGTCGTCATGGGGCGACTCACGTATGAAGAGGTACTCACACTGTCTGAAGACTTTCCTTATGCCGATAAGCCGTGCTACGTCCTATCCCGCACGGAACACGCCCCTGCTCCTCACGTGGTGTTTACGGATGAGGACATCACTACTCTTATTCCTAGGTTGCAGCGTGAATCCGAGGGTGACGTTTGGCTTCTAGGAGGGGGACAACTGGTAGCCGCCTTTTTGGAAGCCAAATTACTGGATGAACTCGAGATCACCATCATTCCGAAAGTACTCGGAGAAGGCATTCCACTCTTCCCAACAGGAACGGTGCCAAGTACTTTACGTTTAACGGATATGAAGAGGATGGGGCAAATGGTTTCGCTTATTTATAAAGCGAATAAGAACTAG